The Lasioglossum baleicum chromosome 12, iyLasBale1, whole genome shotgun sequence genome includes a region encoding these proteins:
- the Scp1 gene encoding sarcoplasmic calcium-binding protein 1 isoform X1 — translation MAYSWNNRVDFIVRFLYDTDNNGMVEKHDFECMALKMTLIEGKGEFSYNRYQENLHIMLSLWDEIAELADFNKDGIVTIEEFKEAVQRSCVGRQYRDFPQAMKMFIDSHFKLVDLNDDGVIAADEFRYNCVTRIPVDNINILDEAYQNLLTDDDRRRGGLTLSRYQELYAQFLGDPDENIAAVHLFGPLHAMG, via the exons ATGGCTTACAGCTGGAACAATCGGGTCGATTTCATTGTAAGGTTTCTCTACG ACACGGACAACAATGGCATGGTGGAGAAGCATGACTTCGAGTGCATGGCGCTCAAGATGACCCTGATCGAAGGGAAAGGCGAGTTCAGCTACAATCGGTACCAGGAGAACCTGCACATCATGCTATCCTTGTGGGACGAGATCGCGGAACTCGCGGACTTCAACAAG GACGGTATAGTGACTATCGAGGAGTTCAAGGAAGCGGTGCAGAGAAGTTGCGTGGGACGACAGTACAGAGACTTCCCGCAGGCGATGAAGATGTTCATCGACAGCCACTTCAAGCTGGTCGATCTGAACG ACGACGGAGTGATCGCCGCCGACGAGTTCCGTTACAACTGCGTGACGAGGATCCCCGTGGACAACATAAACATCCTGGACGAAGCGTACCAGAACCTGCTCACC GACGACGACAGGAGACGTGGAGGGCTGACCTTGTCCCGCTACCAGGAATTGTACGCGCAATTCCTCGGTGATCCTGACGAGAATATTGCGGCGGTTCACCTGTTCGGCCCCCTACACGCCATGGGTTGA
- the Scp1 gene encoding sarcoplasmic calcium-binding protein 1 isoform X2 → MVEKHDFECMALKMTLIEGKGEFSYNRYQENLHIMLSLWDEIAELADFNKDGIVTIEEFKEAVQRSCVGRQYRDFPQAMKMFIDSHFKLVDLNDDGVIAADEFRYNCVTRIPVDNINILDEAYQNLLTDDDRRRGGLTLSRYQELYAQFLGDPDENIAAVHLFGPLHAMG, encoded by the exons ATGGTGGAGAAGCATGACTTCGAGTGCATGGCGCTCAAGATGACCCTGATCGAAGGGAAAGGCGAGTTCAGCTACAATCGGTACCAGGAGAACCTGCACATCATGCTATCCTTGTGGGACGAGATCGCGGAACTCGCGGACTTCAACAAG GACGGTATAGTGACTATCGAGGAGTTCAAGGAAGCGGTGCAGAGAAGTTGCGTGGGACGACAGTACAGAGACTTCCCGCAGGCGATGAAGATGTTCATCGACAGCCACTTCAAGCTGGTCGATCTGAACG ACGACGGAGTGATCGCCGCCGACGAGTTCCGTTACAACTGCGTGACGAGGATCCCCGTGGACAACATAAACATCCTGGACGAAGCGTACCAGAACCTGCTCACC GACGACGACAGGAGACGTGGAGGGCTGACCTTGTCCCGCTACCAGGAATTGTACGCGCAATTCCTCGGTGATCCTGACGAGAATATTGCGGCGGTTCACCTGTTCGGCCCCCTACACGCCATGGGTTGA
- the Chld3 gene encoding chitin and LDLR binding deacetylase 3 → MGPMLRSLLLAAFAISAGAARGKEKTEETPCIDDQKFYRNPNAPARDVWSPAECAKYYLCLDNEVFEFKCSQGLLFDVARQICDFKANVDNCDVTSETQPPRPLLQNGDCEEKHFACGDGTCFPAAYFCDGSVDCPDGSDEGWCDVRNDPNGASTCDPKSCHLPDCWCSEDGTQVPGNLTASTIPQMITITFDDAVDANNFGLYSMIFSADRKNPNGCPVRGTFYISHQYTDYREVQYLWNVGHEIAAHSVTHRGPEDWWSKNATIEDWFDEMVGVANIINKYAAVKLKDIRGLRAPFLRVGWNRQFLMMSEFGFLYDSSMVAPFSDPPFWPYTLDHRPPHDCVGAEQLCPTRAYPGLWELPLNQLLAGGYNCTRLDTCSAELSGEDVYKILMLNFKRHYLSNRAPLGLHLHSSWFRNRVYFDALTKFVDDVLKLKDVYFVTSHQVIEWMRTPTPLSEIERFAPWQCGARQLQPFEIACDSPNSCKLPSRVLKSHRYLYTCFECPKEYPWLRNEFGLE, encoded by the exons ATGGGACCGATGCTGCGCTCGCTGCTTCTCGCCGCGTTCGCTATTTCCG CGGGCGCAGCTCGGGGCAAGGAGAAGACGGAAGAGACACCTTGTATCGACGACCAAAAATTCTATCGGAACCCGAACGCCCCGGCCCGCGACGTTTGGTCGCCAGCCGAGTGCGCCAAGTATTATCTTTGCTTAG ACAACGAGGTGTTCGAGTTCAAGTGCTCGCAGGGGCTGCTCTTCGACGTCGCCAGGCAGATCTGCGACTTCAAGGCGAACGTGGATAATTGCGACGTCACTTCAG AGACACAGCCACCCAGACCCCTTCTTCAGAATGGCGACTGCGAGGAGAAGCACTTCGCCTGCGGTGATGGCACTTGTTTCCCAGCTGCGTACTTCTGCGACGGAAGCGTCGATTGTCCTGATGGCTCCGACGAAGGCTGGTGTG ACGTCCGAAACGACCCAAACGGAGCATCAACCTGCGATCCAAAGAGTTGTCACCTGCCGGATTGCTGGTGTTCCGAGGACGGTACGCAGGTGCCAGGTAATCTAACGGCGTCGACGATCCCGCAGATGATAACCATCACTTTCGACGACGCGGTCGACGCTAACAATTTCGGGCTGTACTCGA TGATATTTTCGGCGGACAGAAAAAATCCCAATGGATGTCCTGTCCGGGGCACTTTCTACATCAGCCATCAGTACACCGATTACAGGGAGGTGCAGTACTTGTGGAACGTTGGGCACGAGATCGCTGCGCACTCTGTCAC GCATCGGGGACCAGAAGATTGGTGGTCCAAGAATGCGACTATAGAGGACTGGTTCGACGAAATGGTGGGCGTGGCGAATATCATTAACAAGTATGCTGCAGTTAAGCTGAAAGACATCAGAG GTCTGAGAGCCCCGTTCTTACGCGTCGGATGGAACCGGCAATTTCTAATGATGTCGGAGTTCGGTTTCCTCTACGACTCGTCGATGGTAGCTCCTTTCTCTGATCCACCGTTCTGGCCGTACACGCTGGACCACAGACCACCTCATGATTGCGTGGGTGCCGAGCAGCTCTGTCCAACCCGCGCATACCCAGGTCTCTGGGAGCTCCCATTAAATCAGCTTTTGGCAGGT GGATACAATTGCACAAGATTGGATACATGCTCGGCGGAGCTGTCCGGCGAAGACGTGTACAagatattgatgttgaacttcaAGAGGCACTATCTTAGCAATCGAGCCCCACTGGGCCTGCATCTTCACTCGTCCTGGTTCCGGAACCGTGTATACTTTGACGCTTTAACG AAATTCGTGGATGATGTGCTCAAATTGAAAGACGTGTACTTCGTAACTAGCCACCAAGTGATAGAGTGGATGCGCACCCCGACGCCCCTAAGCGAAATCGAGAGGTTCGCTCCTTGGCAGTGCGGCGCTCGTCAACTTCAACCGTTCGAAATCGCCTGCGATTCACCGAATAGTTGTAAATTGCCGAGCAGGGTGCTCAAGTCGCACCGCTACCTGTATACCTGCTTCGAGTGTCCCAAAGAGTATCCGTGGTTGAGGAACGAGTTTGGTTTGGAGTGA
- the Lsm7 gene encoding U6 snRNA-associated Sm-like protein LSm7 isoform X1: MMSAPKQVKQQNAHGEPKERKKKESILDLSKYLEKNIRVKFAGGREAAGILKGYDPLLNLVLDNTTEYLRDPDDPYKLNQDTRMLGLVVCRGTSVVLICPVDGMESIQNPFIQQEG; encoded by the exons ATGATGTCT GCGCCGAAACAGGTAAAG CAACAAAATGCCCACGGAGAGCCCaaagagaggaagaagaaggagagcATCCTTGATCTGTCTAAATACTTGGAGAAAAATATTAGGGTGAAATTTGCGGGTGGAAGGGAAGCCGCTGGGATACTCAAAGGGTACGATCCCCTTCTCAATTTGGTGTTGGATAACACTACCGAATATCTTAGAG ATCCTGACGATCCCTACAAGCTGAACCAAGATACTCGCATGCTAGGTCTGGTCGTCTGCAGAGGTACCTCTGTAGTGCTAATCTGTCCGGTGGATGGAATGGAATCTATTCAAAACCCCTTCATACAGCAGGAAGGTTGA
- the Lsm7 gene encoding U6 snRNA-associated Sm-like protein LSm7 isoform X2, producing MMSAPKQQQNAHGEPKERKKKESILDLSKYLEKNIRVKFAGGREAAGILKGYDPLLNLVLDNTTEYLRDPDDPYKLNQDTRMLGLVVCRGTSVVLICPVDGMESIQNPFIQQEG from the exons ATGATGTCT GCGCCGAAACAG CAACAAAATGCCCACGGAGAGCCCaaagagaggaagaagaaggagagcATCCTTGATCTGTCTAAATACTTGGAGAAAAATATTAGGGTGAAATTTGCGGGTGGAAGGGAAGCCGCTGGGATACTCAAAGGGTACGATCCCCTTCTCAATTTGGTGTTGGATAACACTACCGAATATCTTAGAG ATCCTGACGATCCCTACAAGCTGAACCAAGATACTCGCATGCTAGGTCTGGTCGTCTGCAGAGGTACCTCTGTAGTGCTAATCTGTCCGGTGGATGGAATGGAATCTATTCAAAACCCCTTCATACAGCAGGAAGGTTGA
- the Lsm7 gene encoding U6 snRNA-associated Sm-like protein LSm7 isoform X3: protein MMSQQNAHGEPKERKKKESILDLSKYLEKNIRVKFAGGREAAGILKGYDPLLNLVLDNTTEYLRDPDDPYKLNQDTRMLGLVVCRGTSVVLICPVDGMESIQNPFIQQEG, encoded by the exons ATGATGTCT CAACAAAATGCCCACGGAGAGCCCaaagagaggaagaagaaggagagcATCCTTGATCTGTCTAAATACTTGGAGAAAAATATTAGGGTGAAATTTGCGGGTGGAAGGGAAGCCGCTGGGATACTCAAAGGGTACGATCCCCTTCTCAATTTGGTGTTGGATAACACTACCGAATATCTTAGAG ATCCTGACGATCCCTACAAGCTGAACCAAGATACTCGCATGCTAGGTCTGGTCGTCTGCAGAGGTACCTCTGTAGTGCTAATCTGTCCGGTGGATGGAATGGAATCTATTCAAAACCCCTTCATACAGCAGGAAGGTTGA
- the LOC143214436 gene encoding uncharacterized protein LOC143214436 isoform X2 has protein sequence MFNFLIWTYWYLWAAVLIGLAIAAACGCWLWRRHRSVMVEDCASSDRASTGPWYPSPHYSHCSSFVQALPPPYNEVTAKPDLYPLVIGYDEGNGKGTSGFVMRYFRSLSQASTLDSLVNEMNTIIPPPYSSNNSADELSAVECERMENMDVGSVVSLANHRTTSDISSLAAQSPCSPPRATSPTIELRELLDKIQQLPQLPSGHSTVLPCYQNRPQVLCTTNGNGSTQRPLSPGDVTGSHRDRRARGKMYMPLGLPSSRNKTKRWLSRSAPTTPSGTIPMSFLSVQSRRPSETDNNNQQVVPLLSEQDETENNNVDQLNGIPLLSEQEEDPQQT, from the exons ATGTTCAATTTCTTGATTTGGACTTACTGGTACTTATG GGCAGCAGTGCTTATAGGATTGGCAATAGCAGCAGCATGCGGTTGCTGGTTATGGAGACGCCACCGTTCGGTCATGGTGGAAGACTGTGCTTCTTCCGACAGAGCTTCCACCGGTCCTTGGTATCCATCCCCGCACTACAGTCACTGCAGTTCCTTTGTTCAAGCCCTGCCTCCCCCGTACAATGAG GTCACAGCCAAGCCAGATCTGTATCCCTTAGTTATTGGATACGACGAGGGGAATGGCAAAGGAACTTCGGGATTTGTAATGCGGTACTTCAGGTCGCTCTCTCAGGCCAGCACGCTGGATTCCTTGGTGAACGAAATGAACACCATAATTCCACCACCGTATTCTAGTAACAACAGCGCCGACGAACTCTCAGCAGTCGAATGCGAGAGGATGGAGAACATGGACGTGGGGTCTGTTGTTTCGTTGGCTAATCATAGGACAACGTCTGACATATCGAGTTTAGCTGCTCAATCTCCGTGTTCACCGCCACGGGCTACTAGTCCAACGATAGAG TTACGCGAACTTCTAGATAAAATTCAGCAGCTGCCACAGTTACCCAGTGGGCATAGCACCGTTTTGCCTTGTTATCAGAACCGACCGCAAGTTTTGTGCACGACGAACGGGAACGGATCTACGCAACGGCCTCTAAGTCCAGGCGATGTGACCGGTTCTCACCGAGATCGGAGAGCAAGAGGAAAGATGTACATGCCGCTAGGACTTCCAAGCTCAAGGAACAAAACGAAACGATGGTTGTCGCGGTCGGCGCCGACGACGCCATCGGGCACGATACCGATGTCGTTTTTGTCCGTGCAAAGCAGGCGACCATCTGAAACTGACAACAATAATCAGCAAGTGGTGCCGCTGCTCTCCGAGCAGGATGAGACGGAGAACAATAACGTGGATCAGCTTAACGGCATCCCGTTGCTGTCCGAGCAAGAGGAGGACCCGCAGCAAACATGA
- the LOC143214436 gene encoding uncharacterized protein LOC143214436 isoform X1 has product MVQAVGRAFDVLVLTALLTLLFVDQVSSRLCNGGHVCLPPKECCPFGCCYGVYQQHSASDMFNFLIWTYWYLWAAVLIGLAIAAACGCWLWRRHRSVMVEDCASSDRASTGPWYPSPHYSHCSSFVQALPPPYNEVTAKPDLYPLVIGYDEGNGKGTSGFVMRYFRSLSQASTLDSLVNEMNTIIPPPYSSNNSADELSAVECERMENMDVGSVVSLANHRTTSDISSLAAQSPCSPPRATSPTIELRELLDKIQQLPQLPSGHSTVLPCYQNRPQVLCTTNGNGSTQRPLSPGDVTGSHRDRRARGKMYMPLGLPSSRNKTKRWLSRSAPTTPSGTIPMSFLSVQSRRPSETDNNNQQVVPLLSEQDETENNNVDQLNGIPLLSEQEEDPQQT; this is encoded by the exons ATGGTGCAAGCTGTAGGCCGCGCGTTCGATGTGCTCGTGCTGACCGCACTCCTGACGCTCCTGTTCGTCGATCAA GTGTCTTCTAGGCTGTGCAATGGGGGGCATGT CTGCTTGCCTCCAAAAGAGTGCTGTCCCTTCGGCTGTTGTTACGGTGTATACCAGCAGCACTCTGCATCAGACATGTTCAATTTCTTGATTTGGACTTACTGGTACTTATG GGCAGCAGTGCTTATAGGATTGGCAATAGCAGCAGCATGCGGTTGCTGGTTATGGAGACGCCACCGTTCGGTCATGGTGGAAGACTGTGCTTCTTCCGACAGAGCTTCCACCGGTCCTTGGTATCCATCCCCGCACTACAGTCACTGCAGTTCCTTTGTTCAAGCCCTGCCTCCCCCGTACAATGAG GTCACAGCCAAGCCAGATCTGTATCCCTTAGTTATTGGATACGACGAGGGGAATGGCAAAGGAACTTCGGGATTTGTAATGCGGTACTTCAGGTCGCTCTCTCAGGCCAGCACGCTGGATTCCTTGGTGAACGAAATGAACACCATAATTCCACCACCGTATTCTAGTAACAACAGCGCCGACGAACTCTCAGCAGTCGAATGCGAGAGGATGGAGAACATGGACGTGGGGTCTGTTGTTTCGTTGGCTAATCATAGGACAACGTCTGACATATCGAGTTTAGCTGCTCAATCTCCGTGTTCACCGCCACGGGCTACTAGTCCAACGATAGAG TTACGCGAACTTCTAGATAAAATTCAGCAGCTGCCACAGTTACCCAGTGGGCATAGCACCGTTTTGCCTTGTTATCAGAACCGACCGCAAGTTTTGTGCACGACGAACGGGAACGGATCTACGCAACGGCCTCTAAGTCCAGGCGATGTGACCGGTTCTCACCGAGATCGGAGAGCAAGAGGAAAGATGTACATGCCGCTAGGACTTCCAAGCTCAAGGAACAAAACGAAACGATGGTTGTCGCGGTCGGCGCCGACGACGCCATCGGGCACGATACCGATGTCGTTTTTGTCCGTGCAAAGCAGGCGACCATCTGAAACTGACAACAATAATCAGCAAGTGGTGCCGCTGCTCTCCGAGCAGGATGAGACGGAGAACAATAACGTGGATCAGCTTAACGGCATCCCGTTGCTGTCCGAGCAAGAGGAGGACCCGCAGCAAACATGA